Sequence from the Salvelinus namaycush isolate Seneca chromosome 24, SaNama_1.0, whole genome shotgun sequence genome:
ccaaccggcctcacaaatgcagaccacgtgtaaccacgccagcccagtaccttcacatccagcttctttacctgcgggattgtctgagaccagccacctggacagctgatgaaactgaggagtgttTCTGTCTCTAATAAAGCACTTTTGTGAGGAAagactcattctgattggctgggtctggctccccactgggtgggcctggctctcaAGTGTGTGGGCCTATTCCCTCCCAGGCCCAGCCAtgccaagtcatgtgaaatcgatATAGGgcgtaatttatttatttttcattgattgatttccttatatgaactgtaactcagtaaaatcgttgacatttttgttcagtatagaaaaaTGAGCAGTGTTACATTTATTTGAAAAACTATTtccgagaggagggagagaaatacTCAAGGGCGGTGTTACAATTAGGTCTAGATTCAGCTTTATTTGGAAAGCAATTTCTGAAAGGACACCATTTCTCTCAGAAAGTATGAGGCAATCCCCAGAAAGAGAAGTATAGGGCTACAGTGGAAAAGTCCCTAATGTTAAAGTAAAGAACAAACCATGAGGAAGCCAGACACCTAAAGGGGCAGTCCAGTACCGTCTCCCTTTACAAACCTAGGGTTGTGTTCACACAACGGAAAACGAAAATGAGCacatgctaacatgctaacaACTCAACATGCTAAGTGCAATGTTTTCTGAATATTCCTTGACAACTCACATGCAAATTTTCATAAATCCGAGGGCTGACTTTAAACCATGTTGCCACTTTTGGACAGTCGCACATAATCATGCATGTGACCCACAATGCATATGACTCAGCTTCTATATCCTTTGAGCAACTTACTCATTGGTCCTTTAGTGGCCCCTAAGGGGAGGGTTATAAGGCCTTTCCTGTGAATACAGAGAGTAATTAtgtgtatgtctctgtatgtgtatgtaagtTAGGTAAAGTCTATCACATTAACAGAAGACAAAGACCAAAAAAAAAGCTTGGAAATAAACCATTAACTCCAATTGTGATCAATATTAAAATACTTTTATTAAGTTACCTTACAACCAAAGGCCATCTATAAGCATGATTTGTTCCGCAGATATCCAGCCAATATGAATGACCTGGAAAAGTCTCTGGAAAAAGGGTCTGCAAATAGAGTGATTTAGAGTTAATCCTGTGGTTTCCTAATTTGTATTTACATACATTTTGGCATACCGAAATGGGAAATGTGACttctttttttccctctctctctttacccttcaGACATCATGCATGACCCGAGTGTGACTCAGACCAGCGTGGCTGCCATCAACTGTAGCACTGATGCTCCCCCGTGCACCCCGAACTACGAAGAGGACCGCGTGCCCCTGGTGGTGCTTTACAGTGTGGTGCTGGTCATCGGGCTGCCTGCCAATATCGCTACTGTCTACCTGACCTTCCTCCAGGTGTGCCGCAAAAATGTCCTGGGCATCTACCTGTTGAGTCTGTCCGTGTGTGACCTCATGTACCTCTGCACCCTGCCCATGTGGGCCAACTACGTGAACGCGGGCCACCAATGGCGCTGGAGCTCAATGGCTTGCAAGGTGACGGGCTACTTCTTCTTCAACAACATGTACATCAGCATCTTCCTGCTGTGCTGCGTCTCCAGTGACAGATACGTGGCCGTGGTCTACGCCGTGGAGTCGCGCGGCCTTCGCCGACAGAGACTGGCGGTTGCAGTTACCGTGGCCATCGTCTTGGTGGTGTTCGTGGGCCACGTGCCGGTGTTTACCATGCCAGAGGGCGATGCGGCAGAGGGGCAGCGGCGCTGCTTCGAGCCAGGCAAGGGCACGTCCACCGTGACGGGTTTCAACTATGCCCGCTTCGTCATTGGCTTCCTGTTCCCCCTGGTTGTGCTGGTGGTTACTAACCGTGCCATCCTGGCCAACGTGCAGGCTAGCACAGGGCTACGGCAGTGCCAGAAGGAGCGGGTGCGCTACTTGGCGTTCGCCGTGGTGGTCCTCTTCCTGGTGTGCTTCGCGCCATACCATGTCATTCTGCTGCTGCGCGCAGTCACCTTCCACTTCACCGAGCTGCAGAAGTGCCATTTCCAGGAAAGCCTCTATACCCCTTACACTATCTCCCTGGGCCTGTCCACCTTCAACAGCGCCATCAACCCCATCCTCTATGTGCTTTCCAGCGACAACATCCGCAAGGAGCTGCGTCGCGGCCTTGCAGGCCTCCGGGGGCGGGCCACCCTGCGGCCGCGTTCCACCGACAGCAGCCAGCACAAGATGCACAACTCCAAGAACTCGTCAGAAGTGGCGGCCGCCACACAAGAGGCGGAAAAGCATGGTCGTTGATGGCAGAGGAAGGTTAGGGGTTTGATGTTCAGTATATATGCTCAAACTATGGGAGCCAGAGGGATATGCAGGTGTGACTACTGAAGGAACCCTGGACTGGTGACTTGCAGGTACTCTGGAATATTAAACAGACTCAGCATAGAGCCAGGTGGAACCCCAAACATAGCAAGAGCAATGGGGGACGATGTAATCCATCTATCCCAGAATCTGACTAAGGAAATTATATAATTGAAACGGTTCAAGCAGGGGCATTGTCTCCCTATAGATGGCATCATTCTAACAAGACTCGCAGTTGCCAGGAGCCGTCTGTCTAACGGCAAATGTTGCAAAGTTTGATAAGAGAATGACGGCATAAACAGCGCAAACCATCATTCTGTTATCAAACTTTGCACCTGCACTGTTcatcaagtaaatgtgtttttgtaaaattttCTATGGAAATTGTTTGACGCActcattgtgcatagagttgtatggtttgtttaactttgcagtcattggtttttgtttgacatacattttaaagtgaaaaatctgagtgtCAGTGTCACTCTGTTACCATGAAATTGCCCCTAACCAAACGTGGAGCTCATCTCAAAATTTTTTGACTTTGCTAATCTGCTTAACACTAGTTTCTAATTCTGAAGTTCACTCTGCTCTTTGTAGCTATGACGTACTGGCTATACGCATACAGTCATTGATACTACGGCAAACCATGCTTGATCAGCTGAGCAAACTTGCTCCAGCTAGCAGCCTTACCATTGCTTGTTTGAATGGCCATTACGgtagctaaactcagcaaaaaaataaacgtcctctcactgtcaactgcgtttatattcagcaaacttaatatgtgtaaatatttgtatgaacataacaagattcaaaaacggagatataaactgaacaagttccatagacatgtgactaacataaattgaataatgtgtccctgaacaaagggggggtcaaaatcaaaagtaacagtcagtatctgaagtggccaccagctgcattaagtactgcagtgcatctcctcctcatggactgcaccagatttgccagactgtgagatgttacaccactcttccaccaaggcacctgcaagttcctgtaCATTTCTGagaggaatggccctagccctcgccctccgatccaacaggtcccagacgtgctcaatgggatttagatccgggctcttcgctggccatggcagaacactgacattcctcttgcaggaaatcacccacagaacgagcagtatggctggtgacattgtcatgctggagggtcatgtcaggatgagcctgcaggaagggtaccacatgagggaggaggatgccttccctgtaacgcacagcgttgagtttGCCTGCaaagacaacaagctcagtccaatgatgctgtgacacaccgccccagaccatgaaggaccctccacctccaaatcgatcccgctccagagtacaggcctcgggtgtaacgttcattcctttgacgataaacgcgaatcctaccatcacccctggtgagacaaaaccgcgactcgtcagtgaagagcactt
This genomic interval carries:
- the LOC120019574 gene encoding probable G-protein coupled receptor 132 yields the protein MHDPSVTQTSVAAINCSTDAPPCTPNYEEDRVPLVVLYSVVLVIGLPANIATVYLTFLQVCRKNVLGIYLLSLSVCDLMYLCTLPMWANYVNAGHQWRWSSMACKVTGYFFFNNMYISIFLLCCVSSDRYVAVVYAVESRGLRRQRLAVAVTVAIVLVVFVGHVPVFTMPEGDAAEGQRRCFEPGKGTSTVTGFNYARFVIGFLFPLVVLVVTNRAILANVQASTGLRQCQKERVRYLAFAVVVLFLVCFAPYHVILLLRAVTFHFTELQKCHFQESLYTPYTISLGLSTFNSAINPILYVLSSDNIRKELRRGLAGLRGRATLRPRSTDSSQHKMHNSKNSSEVAAATQEAEKHGR